From Chryseobacterium sp. IHB B 17019, one genomic window encodes:
- a CDS encoding CocE/NonD family hydrolase — protein MILKYLLILFLYFPVAFYTQQTQQTLVKDKESLYDIQDSVMIKTRDGAMISAMVVKKKDVLQPLPVIFQFTIYVRDTGRDLQSLKDAADRGYVGVIAYTRGKRFSPNEIFPYEFDANDSYDVIDWISKQKWCNGSVGMYGGSYNGFTQWAACKTLHPALKTIVPYVANRPGMGLPTENNIFINPNYEWSFYVGNNKYLDNETGNDRQRFRKMMFKWWETGTAYNKMDSIDGSPNRLFQRWIAHPDFDEYWQKMAPYKDDFKQITIPVLAFDGYYNDSQNSSLYYLKELQTYSPETPFYLIIGPYSHFGTQIGGEKTVNGYKVDSVSLIDIKKITYNWFDFILKNGKKPDVLKNKINYEVMGANEWRSAASFESMHNEFLKFYLSAQKRNDYYFLNPKSPDKKSYLSQTVDFADRENSNNDYYPDPIEKNEINKSNGFIFISDPLKKPMIINGSFLGTLNIAINKKDVDLGITLYELTPEGKYFHLSYYIGRVSYAKDITKRNLIKPNEKTSIEFTNTHFISKQLRKGSRIVVAINVNKNPFSQLNYGTGKDVSTETIKDASIPLVINWYNDSYIKIPILNE, from the coding sequence ATGATACTAAAATACCTGCTCATCCTTTTTCTATATTTTCCTGTTGCATTTTATACCCAACAAACACAGCAGACTCTGGTAAAAGATAAAGAAAGCCTGTATGATATTCAGGATAGTGTGATGATAAAAACCCGCGACGGAGCAATGATTTCTGCAATGGTTGTAAAGAAAAAAGACGTTCTGCAACCGCTTCCGGTGATTTTTCAGTTTACAATTTATGTCCGTGATACGGGAAGAGATCTTCAAAGCTTGAAAGACGCTGCAGATAGAGGATATGTGGGCGTTATTGCTTATACGCGCGGAAAAAGATTCAGTCCAAATGAAATCTTTCCTTATGAATTTGATGCCAATGATTCTTACGATGTAATTGACTGGATAAGCAAACAAAAATGGTGCAACGGAAGTGTAGGAATGTACGGTGGAAGCTACAACGGTTTTACGCAATGGGCTGCCTGTAAAACACTGCATCCTGCTCTTAAAACAATCGTTCCGTATGTTGCAAACCGCCCTGGAATGGGGCTCCCCACGGAAAATAATATTTTTATCAATCCTAATTATGAATGGTCTTTTTATGTAGGAAACAACAAATATCTGGACAATGAAACAGGAAATGACAGGCAGCGTTTTAGAAAAATGATGTTCAAGTGGTGGGAAACTGGCACTGCTTATAATAAAATGGACAGTATTGACGGCAGCCCCAATCGTTTATTCCAACGTTGGATTGCCCATCCGGATTTTGATGAATATTGGCAAAAAATGGCACCTTACAAAGATGATTTTAAGCAGATTACCATTCCTGTTCTCGCTTTTGACGGCTATTACAATGATTCTCAGAACTCAAGTTTGTATTATCTCAAAGAATTACAAACATACAGTCCGGAAACTCCATTTTACTTAATAATTGGTCCGTACAGCCATTTCGGGACGCAAATCGGAGGCGAAAAGACAGTAAACGGATATAAAGTCGACAGTGTTTCGCTTATTGATATCAAGAAAATTACCTACAATTGGTTTGATTTTATCTTGAAAAACGGAAAAAAACCTGATGTTCTCAAAAATAAGATCAATTATGAAGTGATGGGAGCCAACGAATGGCGCAGCGCTGCATCTTTTGAAAGCATGCACAATGAATTCCTGAAATTTTACCTTTCAGCACAAAAACGAAATGACTATTATTTCCTGAACCCCAAATCACCGGATAAAAAATCGTACTTGTCTCAAACCGTAGATTTTGCAGATCGTGAAAACAGCAACAATGATTACTATCCCGATCCCATAGAAAAGAATGAAATCAATAAAAGCAATGGATTTATTTTTATAAGCGATCCCTTAAAAAAGCCTATGATTATCAATGGTTCTTTTTTAGGAACGTTAAATATTGCTATTAATAAAAAGGATGTAGATTTAGGAATAACATTATACGAATTAACACCTGAAGGGAAATATTTTCACTTATCATACTATATTGGAAGAGTCAGTTATGCAAAAGACATTACAAAGAGAAATTTAATCAAACCCAACGAGAAAACATCAATAGAATTCACCAATACCCATTTCATAAGCAAACAGCTTCGAAAAGGAAGCAGAATTGTGGTTGCCATTAACGTAAATAAAAATCCGTTTTCCCAGCTTAATTACGGAACCGGAAAAGATGTAAGTACGGAGACTATAAAAGATGCTTCGATTCCTTTGGTAATTAATTGGTATAATGATAGTTATATAAAAATTCCGATTTTAAATGAATAA